A genome region from Erigeron canadensis isolate Cc75 chromosome 3, C_canadensis_v1, whole genome shotgun sequence includes the following:
- the LOC122593980 gene encoding putative pentatricopeptide repeat-containing protein At3g15200, with protein sequence MQPRILHFLKSNKIKILSKPKLLIIQQSLSRFQIFHNQTRQTCSEPINEYDSSIINTKSLQVQTLLNQTNNPKNDIEKALTELKLSLNEELVLNVLRRNRSDWKLAYNFFKWVSNASGYSPRTGSYNEMLDILGRMKRFQEVTQLLDEMSKRSESLINERTYGIVVNRYAAAHMIEEATEFFYKRREFGLELDLIAFQTLLLSLCRYKHVEAAEFLYHSKKNEFRHNIKTMNIILNGWCVLGSLREAKRFWKDIVTSKHKPDRFTYGIFINSLSKAGKISTAVKLFEEMWEKGCTPDVAICNCIIDGLCFKKRIPEALEVFREMNERDCCPDVATYNSLIKHLCKIQRMEKVGDLLDEMARKGGACLPNARTYGYLLNCAKKPEEVVKILEIMERNGCKMMADTYNLMLRLFMGWDDKERVKSTWVEMEKNGLGPDQRSYTIMVHGLYDKGQLEEALMYYKEMISKGMVSEPRTKILVDAINIKMENKDYKVTKTSSFK encoded by the coding sequence ATGCAACCCAGAATTCTTCATTTTCTGAAAtccaataaaattaaaatcttGTCAAAACCAAAACTCCTAATTATCCAACAATCACTTTCAAGATTTCAAATCTTTCACAATCAAACCCGCCAAACTTGCAGTGAACCCATTAACGAATATGACTCCTCGATCATAAACACAAAATCCCTTCAAGTCCAAACCCTGCTAAACCAAACCAACAACCCTAAAAACGATATCGAAAAAGCACTGACTGAATTAAAACTGTCACTAAATGAAGAGCTAGTACTTAATGTATTACGTAGAAATCGTTCTGACTGGAAACTAGCATATAATTTCTTCAAATGGGTGTCTAATGCAAGTGGGTATTCACCCAGAACGGGTTCTTATAACGAAATGCTCGACATTTTAGGCCGAATGAAGCGTTTTCAAGAAGTGACCCAACTGCTCGACGAAATGTCTAAGAGAAGTGAAAGTTTGATAAATGAGAGAACTTATGGCATAGTGGTGAATAGATATGCTGCAGCTCATATGATAGAGGAAGCTActgagtttttttataaaaggagAGAGTTTGGGCTCGAGCTTGACTTGATAGCGTTTCAGACGCTTTTGTTGTCGTTGTGTCGGTATAAGCATGTTGAGGCTGCAGAGTTTTTGTATCACTCGAAAAAGAATGAGTTTAGGCATAATATAAAGACTATGAACATTATACTAAATGGATGGTGTGTTTTAGGTAGTTTGCGTGAAGCGAAGAGGTTTTGGAAAGACATTGTTACATCTAAACATAAACCGGATAGGTTCACGTACGGGatttttattaattctttgtctAAAGCGGGTAAGATTAGTACCGCGGTTAAGTTGTTTGAAGAAATGTGGGAAAAAGGGTGTACCCCGGATGTGGCTATTTGTAATTGTATAATCGACGGGTTGTGTTTCAAGAAAAGGATCCCTGAAGCTCTTGAAGTATTTAGGGAAATGAATGAACGAGATTGTTGTCCGGATGTTGCTACTTACAATTCTTTGATCAAGCATTTATGCAAGATTCAAAGAATGGAAAAGGTGGGTGACCTTTTGGATGAGATGGCGCGGAAGGGTGGAGCTTGTTTGCCGAATGCTAGGACTTATGGGTACTTGTTGAATTGTGCAAAGAAGCCGGAGGAGGTTGTGAAGATCTTGGAGATTATGGAAAGAAATGGTTGTAAGATGATGGCCGATACTTATAACTTGATGTTGAGGCTTTTTATGGGGTGGGACGATAAAGAGAGAGTGAAATCGACGTGGGTTGAGATGGAGAAGAATGGGTTAGGGCCCGACCAAAGGTCGTATACTATTATGGTGCACGGGCTTTATGATAAGGGACAGTTAGAGGAAGCTTTGATGTATTACAAGGAGATGATATCAAAGGGAATGGTTTCGGAGCCAAGGACCAAGATATTAGTTGATGCCATTAACATCAAGATGGAAAACAAAGATTATAAGGTGACCAAAACATCTAGTTTCAAGTAA